CGGCTCCATCAAAGGTGAATGAAACGCGCCGCCTACTTTCAGGGGCAGAGCTTTTTTGGCGCCGAAATCTTTGGCAACCGCGACTGTTTTTTCTATCGCGGAACGGTCACCTGAGAGAGCTACCTGTCCGGGTGAATTGAAGTTGGCAGGTTGAATAATTCCAGCTTTCGATGCTTCCTCGAGAAGCTTTTCGAGATTTTCGCCCTCGCATCCGATCAGGGCGGCCATAGTGCCGTCTTTGGCATCGCAGGCTTTCTGCATCAGGCGACTGCGCTCCCGGACCGCCAAAACCGCGTCATCGAAAGACAGCACACCGGCGGCGTACAAAGCGGAAAACTCACCCAGTGAATGACCGGCGACAAACCGTGGCTTTTCCGGCAACTCGTCCATCTTGGCGAGTACCACCAGTGAATGAACCAGTATCGCCGGCTGGGTATAGGCAGTCTGGGTTAATTTCTCCATCGGCCCGTTAAAGGACACATCCGCCAGGTCATATTCGAGGATGTCCGAAGCGCGTTGATAGAGTTCCTTCACGGTCGGGGAGGAATCATAAAAGTCCTTGCCCATGCCGACATACTGTGAAGCCTGTCCTGGAAATAGAAAAGCTGTTTCTCTCATATTCTTCTCACCCAAATTTCGAATTATTTAACAATTAATGGCATCTTTGTCAATCCAAATCTAAATCTCGATTTGAAATCCAGCTTTTTATCGAGCGTGAAATTTGATCAATGCAGGCGCAAAAATCAGGCTCGTATCATGTCTTAACCTCGGTCCAGGCTCACCATTTGACCAGAGCCGCTCCCCAGGTCAATCCGCCCCCGAAAGCGACCATCAGGACAACATCGCTGTCTTTAATAAGTCCTTTGCGCCTGGCATCATCCAGAGCCAGGGGAACCGAGGCGGCGGAAGTGTTGCCGACTTTTTCGATATTGTAATATACTTTGTCGCGTTCAATTTTCAATCTCCTGGCGACGCCGTCGATAATACGTATGTTTGCCTGGTGTGGAATCAGCCAGTCAATCTGGTTGACCGTCAGATTAGATTTGCGCAACGCAACCCGGGCGGCATCGCACATGGCGCGCACTGCCAGCTTAAAGATCTCGTT
This genomic window from Candidatus Zixiibacteriota bacterium contains:
- the fabD gene encoding ACP S-malonyltransferase produces the protein MRETAFLFPGQASQYVGMGKDFYDSSPTVKELYQRASDILEYDLADVSFNGPMEKLTQTAYTQPAILVHSLVVLAKMDELPEKPRFVAGHSLGEFSALYAAGVLSFDDAVLAVRERSRLMQKACDAKDGTMAALIGCEGENLEKLLEEASKAGIIQPANFNSPGQVALSGDRSAIEKTVAVAKDFGAKKALPLKVGGAFHSPLMEPAGEPLAEVLAEIEFKPARIDVVTNVEAEPQSDPDKLRELLIKQITSPVLWRQSLEKMHSEGVTRFVEIGPGKVLSGLIKRTLKGVQIENIDHLEDMQKFLDSVSAGADKQ